In the Quercus lobata isolate SW786 chromosome 5, ValleyOak3.0 Primary Assembly, whole genome shotgun sequence genome, one interval contains:
- the LOC115989566 gene encoding protein NRT1/ PTR FAMILY 4.5-like: MLSWALVLLVIQAHYPKLKPPPCNVFDPTSHCEKIGGISVVLLYFALYLPAAGSAGIKAVLPSHGADQFDEKDPKEKKQMSSFFNCLLLAACIGGAISLTLSVWIQDHKGWDWGFGISSIAILFAIIVFAIGLPMYRIQVIQRTNAIIEIIQVYVAAIRNRNLDLPEDLTKLYDIDHDHEAAMETEFLPHRDIFRFLDKAAIQHGSLVEAPNPWKLCRVTQVENAKIILGVLPIFCCTIIMTLCLAQLQTISVQQGLTMDTSIFKSFHIPPASLPVIPILFIIIIVPVYDRIFVPFAHKITGIPNGITHLQRIGVGLILSCISMNVAGFVEVKRKGVARDHNMLDAIPVIQPLPISTFWLSFQYFIFGIADLFTYVGLLEFFYSEAPNGLKSISSCFLWSSMALGYFFSTILIKIVNASTKDNTRSGGWLAGNNINRNHLNLVYWLLSLLSFFNFFIYLFVAKRYRYRPTNPK; encoded by the exons ATGTTATCTTGG GCACTAGTATTACTAGTAATACAAGCTCACTATCCCAAGCTGAAGCCCCCACCTTGCAATGTCTTTGACCCAACTTCTCACTGTGAGAAAATTGGTGGTATCAGTGTTGTCCTCCTCTATTTTGCTCTATATTTGCCTGCTGCTGGGTCTGCAGGAATCAAAGCTGTTTTACCATCACATGGTGCGGATCAATTTGATGAAAAggacccaaaagaaaaaaagcagaTGTCCAGCTTCTTCAACTGCCTTCTATTAGCAGCATGTATTGGTGGTGCTATCAGCTTAACACTAAGTGTGTGGATCCAAGATCATAAAGGGTGGGACTGGGGCTTTGGGATCTCTTCCATTGCCATACTCTTTGCTATTATCGTCTTTGCCATAGGATTGCCAATGTACAGGATACAAGTTATTCAACGAACTAACGCCATTATTGAAATTATACAG GTGTATGTTGCAGCCATTCGTAACAGAAATCTTGACCTTCCAGAGGACCTCACAAAGCTCTATGACATTGATCATGACCATGAAGCTGCTATGGAAACAGAATTTTTACCTCACAGAGACATTTTCAG ATTTTTAGACAAAGCAGCCATCCAACATGGTAGTCTAGTAGAGGCTCCAAATCCATGGAAACTATGCAGGGTCACTCAAGTTGAAAATGCCAAAATAATACTAGGCGTGCTTCCAATATTTTGTTGCACAATTATCATGACCCTTTGT CTGGCTCAGCTCCAAACCATCTCAGTCCAACAAGGTCTCACTATGGACACAAGTATCTTTAAATCTTTCCACATCCCACCTGCCTCACTCCCTGTCATCCCAATCTTGTTTATTATCATTATAGTCCCCGTCTATGATCGGATTTTCGTACCCTTTGCGCATAAAATCACTGGCATTCCCAATGGCATCACGCACTTGCAACGTATAGGAGTTGGCCTTATTCTCTCATGCATCTCCATGAACGTGGCTGGCTTCGTGGAAGTGAAGCGAAAGGGTGTAGCAAGAGACCATAATATGCTTGATGCAATCCCAGTCATACAGCCATTGCCTATTAGCACATTCTGGCTATCATTTCAGTACTTCATATTTGGAATTGCAGACTTGTTCACCTACGTGGGgcttcttgaatttttttattcagaGGCACCAAATGGCCTTAAATCCATCTCAAGTTGTTTCCTTTGGAGCTCCATGGCACTTGGATATTTTTTCAGTACTATACTTATCAAAATAGTTAATGCTTCAACAAAGGATAATACAAGAAGTGGAGGTTGGTTGGCAGGGAATAATATTAATAGGAACCATTTGAACCTCGTCTACTGGTTGCTTTCTCTTTTGAGCTTTTTCAACttctttatatatttgtttgtagCTAAAAGGTACAGGTACAGGCCTACCAATCCTAAATGA
- the LOC115992397 gene encoding cyclic phosphodiesterase-like: protein MATSQQVEPEKHVYSVWAVPPDDVAARLRKLMDSLGSEFGGPKFEPHITVVGAVSLTPEDAVEKFRSACEGRKAYTATVDRVATGTFFYQCVFLLIHPTTEVVETSAHCCGHFGYKNSTPYMPHLSLLYADLTEDEKKKAQERASILDESINSLSFQVNRLALYRTDTEDKTLESWEKISECFLSPN, encoded by the exons ATGGCAACCTCCCAACAAGTAGAGCCAGAGAAGCACGTGTACTCGGTTTGGGCTGTCCCACCTGATGACGTGGCGGCCAGGCTGAGGAAGCTGATGGATAGCCTTGGGTCCGAGTTCGGTGGGCCCAAATTCGAGCCCCACATAACTGTTGTTGGGGCCGTCAGTTTGACACCGGAAGATGCGGTTGAGAAGTTCAGATCAGCCTGTGAAGGCCGCAAGGCCTACACTGCCACCGTTGATCGTGTGGCTACGGGCACTTTCTTTTATCAGTGTGTTTTCCTTCTCATACATCCTACCACTGag GTAGTGGAGACTAGTGCACACTGCTGTGGTCATTTTGGATACAAGAACTCGACTC CTTACATGCCACATTTGAGCCTCCTTTATGCGGATCTGACAGaggatgagaagaaaaaagctCAAGAAAGAGCTAGTATCCTTGATGAAAGCATTAACAGTTTGAGCTTCCAAGTTAATCGCCTTGCATTATACAGAACAGACACTGAGGACAAAACTCTCGAATCCTGGGAGAAAATTTCTGAATGCTTCCTTAGCCCAAATTAG